GTACAAAGTTTAAAATGGTAAAAAAtggttattattatcaaaaaagcttgtttttttttatattgggtgacagaatttattataagaatctTATTTGAATCCATTAACGATTGCAAAGATTTACTTCcacaatacattttaaaaagaaacttaaGTTTAAGGAATATTAGCGAGATAATCTTTAACGTTGGAAGGATCCAACTTTCTGAATCCGTTTGCGTCGCAAATGCCAACTTCGATATTGTCCGCAGTCATTTGACCTTCGAAACCTTCTTTCAGCGTTAGAATAGCAGTGTGAACAGCGTCATCCAATTCCAGATCCTCGCTGTACCTCTTTTCGAGAAACGTTTTaccattaatgaaatttttacccATTGCAGTTGCTTTCCACGCGAAATACGTGCCGGACGGATCACATTGGAACAGATAGGGCCTGTCATTGTCCCAACCACAAATCAGAAGGGATACCCCAAACGGTCTGACAcctctataaaataaattacaaaaaatgggTTCATATTATCTCCTCGTCAATATTTGTCCCTTCATTTTTTCATGATTCAGATATATCTTCAACGATTGAAagtatgcaataattaattgaatgaataaattaaataaataataaagatttaaataagttaTCAAACTGCAGCGATCAAAGAAAACAACTCACCCAGATTGAGTGTACTCTTGCATGACCATCGCAACACGTTGCACGAGTTGCGCGGTCGGGATGGGTTCCCGATAAACCAGGAGATACTGTTGTGCCATTTTTCGCGCTTGCTTCACCAACAATCTATAGTCTGGACCCATGCCGCTGTAGACCATGCCGATGTGCTTTGTGATCATTTCGACCTTACTGACACTGTGCTCATCGTAGAGAATAGATTTATGCTTGTTCTCGGTGGCGAGGACGACGCCGTTCAACGCCTTGATACCCACGCTTGGGGCCCCGGCAGCTACCGCAGCCAAGGCATATTCTATCTGCACTAGCTTGCCTGACGGACTGAAAAAGacgattatattaattgacatGTCGATCGAGTTATGCAAATGTCCAggtaaattatgataaataatatatagtatttttacgCGCGCATTTTGACACTTGACACATCAGACCTGTCAGAGAATTTGACGAGTCATCCTATCATACGCGTTGTTCAACACCATACGTTTTTCGGATTACTCAGTCgtgattatttacatatttattgataaagtattattattaatagaatattgttgattgaagtaaaaattttcattcacAATAAtggataaatatgtatacgaGTGTACGATTAGAGGTtagattattgttatattcacTTCCAACAAAATTCATCTCTTATTACAAGCCCAAAATATCGTTTCAAGGTTTCTACTGAATTACAGGATTGTTATGtaactgtaaatatatttacctaAAAGTCGTTAATGAAAAACTGTATCGTTCCGAAGCCATGACAATTACTTTTGCAACGATATACCAGCATGAAAAGTGCACCGACAAATATCGAGAAGCTTGCCGGAAGGATCGACAACTTGTGAAAATTAGATACGAAATGTTCCTAGGGCTGAGAAGTCTGTGTTTGGAACTATGTGACACTCCACTTTTGATAAAACAGTGAATGATAAAATGAATGTACCAACCGATTATATgtgcttatatattatatatatttttctattcaacaaaataattaataaaatagagaattattaataatagatattatattaattgttatatagatatataattattataatactaattaatatgattacgAACaagtgatttataaaaattaaaaactatttcagaatgataaattttataggattaaattaaataattaaaatcaaaatattttaatttgaccaTCGGCATCGTCACCACtagaattacttttattttattatttatttcgttatatgcaatattatttcattcaaatttatttcattttaattatatttattttattttattatagattttaaaacattttcttttcttttatattttattattgtgaatctattttattacaccCCTACAgcacaatatatattcttggaATATTGCAAGTTACAgcgttgtaaaataaattatgattacaattatgaaaaataaatcacgatatttttaacataaaagtaGCTATAACTCGGAAACCACTTATTTCCGGATCTATGTTTATATagcttttttgtttctttttttggtCCTAATTACCTCCCGAAGTACTGCGGGCGATTTCCCAAACACCCTGTACATTACTTATAAGATCGGACCATGAATACTTTAGAAAATGTATAGAGATGCATAGGAAAGTCACGTGTTTTCAACAAAACGTGGCACAATATGATATGACGTTTACCTCTCGAAGTttgattttcttaaaattctctttcgaCTAACGATTGATTCACAACttcagtaaattaaaaaataaaggaagaTTTTCGTAGGTCGATTTTATCGCAGATTTTGCAACGCAAGAGAAATCGGATGACAGcatgatatttgaaatttattcatattgatCATCCGTGCATCGGAAcgtgagaaataattatattgagaaTATGATTGACGATCGTTGAtaaaggaaaaggaaaaaaaaaaatgatcggcGACACGTCGCAGAATCAAACGGACAAGGAGCTGGTCGCATGGGTCGACAGCATTCCTGTCTCGAAACCCGCGAGAAACTTGACGAGGGATTTTTCGGACGCAGGTAATTATCGACTTCTCTCTTTGAGCATTTACTgtcatatttctttctttttttctaattaataattcgaataatttaaattgtaataattccGGGTGAATTATTAGTCCTTATGGCGGAGATTTTAAAAGTCCACTATCCTCGATACGTTGAACTTCATAATTATGTACCGGCGAGTAACTTGAACACAAAGAAGGAGAATTGGAACACGTTGAATCGGAAGGTGCTCGCGAAAATCGATATGAAATTGAGCAAGGAGACAATCCATCATTTAGCGAACGCCTCGCAAGGTGCGATCGAGAAGCTCTTGCTGGAgctgaaaatgaaaattctgAAAGACGACGAAGAAATGCTGAAATCCAAAAATAATGTGAAAGGTATCCGCACATTGAGTAATGTTTATCTAGCGACAGTTAAAGAATAACTGCATGGATCAGCTGATTTACGTCAAAACATAATAAAcctaatatatttcaagattcaTATATGAATTTGATATTACGCATTTTTAAaagccttttaaaatataaaaattaataattaatttatgagttAAAGTGAAGtcttatagaattaaaatttttatcttcaagGCTATAGCCGGATAAGCATACAAAAAATGCCCCCaacgagttttcaaataatggCCTGTCATTTcttcattgtaaaaaaaaattttcttcaaaatttcagctccttaactttattatttccgaagttatcgagaaaaatgtcattttcagtttttatttttcttttctgcaaatatttgagataatcgcatatcgatttttttctgaatacttATCAacaaaagacattaaaaaaatatttttttattaatctcgagAAAAGAactctaaattttaagttaaaataactcatTTATTGTGTGTTACTTATTGACAaactagaaatattaaataattgactctttacatttatttttgttattgtgaCTTTAAatgtgatgtaaaaataacatacaaattaattaaaatttacatgaaaaagtagttataatttgtaaaaaaatgttgatagaacattttaaagtttatgatTAGtcgaagatttattttaacttttcttagaatattaaattgattttgaaacaTGTTGATTGTTTAAAATGATTGTTAATGATGTGTTAAAAacactcaaaataatattccatttttagacatacacaaaatattaaattatgaaatgaCATAAATGTAACACATGACATAGCTAATCCATATAATTCCTTCGTAATAAATCTAATGCATACAtagtaaaatgttaattttttgcatgtcCCAGAAAATCCactctaaattttaagttaaagtaACTCATTTATTGTGCGTTACTTATTGACGAATTAGAAATGTTAAGTAATTGACataaaactttacatttaCTTTTGTTATTGTGATTTTAAgtgtgatgtaaaaataacatacaatgtaattaaaaactacatgaAAGAGTAGTTAcaataatttgtaagaaatgttgatagaacattttaaagtttatgatTACtccaagatttattttaatttttctatattttaatctttcttattaATGATGTGTTAAAAgcactcaaaataatatttcatttctagacatacacaaaatattaaattatcaagtgACGTAAATGTAAcacatgaaaatgttataaaaataatattttttactgtgtatatatatatatataaatttgtatttattacgcGCAGAAGAAAAAATTGGAGACTCGCCAGCGGATAACCAGTTTAATTTATCGGCAGAAAATTCAAACAAACTTGAGACCGATCAGAAAATTACTGAAATTAATCCGTCGAAATTTGCGCGTCTCAAACGAGGACTCTTCTTCATCTTCAGTTGGATTATCTGCCCCTTTCGCATATGGAATTTATTTAGCTACTGCAAACTTCCTCGTTTAGGCGGATACAAGCGTGAGATATTTAAATGAGATAATTTACGTGATGGATTTCCCGCGTAAAACTGACAAGTTTTCAAACGCGTTTATATAGGCAACGAGCTCGTGGACGCCGCAACAGAGCGAATGAAGGACGTAAATGATGAAACCATTCATCGTGCAATTTATACAGAGCTGAAGAAGGAACTGcgtgaaaaagaagagataatATGCACCTTGAATCATAAGGTTGCATATCTAGAGAGCTCGATGAAGCTCAAGGATCTACGCATTTCCAGTTTAACTACGCAAATCTTGCAAAACGCTGTCGAGATGGATAAATCGATGTTATCGAGCGACGACTCTCGCATTAAATTACGCTCGCGATCTCACAATTTTCACGAGACCAAAACCAATTAGAGattcataaaatttgcacgaaaaattgcatatgaaaccagaaatgaaaaattgtgtATCACGTCATTTATTCTATCGCATGTACCTACTattactttcttttctttctcatcgcgttataattaatagctGAAATTTAAGTATCAAATTTCACTCAATTTCTTTACTCGTACTTAAATTTGTCAAACAgtcattttctaaataaataaacgattttataatgaaacttGTTCTCTGATTAATCGAAAATTGTATCTTTTAATGGAGCAAAAGCTTACGTTGTCCTTTGTATTTTTCGTCACGCATCAAATCCTCGTTTCCCaacaattttttgattaaaaagaaatttaattaagaagaaaaatagttaattgatttaattaattaattccttcGGTCCAGAGAAGATTGCATAAGTGCACTCTATAGTGTAAACACTCTATACTAAGACAAACTTTTTAAACATTCTGTTTCATTATTCTTCGCATCATGTAGGTATTGACTCTATCCTTTCTAGAGTTTAAAGATTgcaattagataataaatattttacgctaatataaaaatgttatttttaagaagGCAAAAGATCACACAGTCTTGCTGAATTTACAttggacaaaaataaaattggccATTACATCAAGGCCACTTTCTGATCATCATTCCTCATCGCGAAAAGTGGGGAGGTCAGTTGTTGTCCGCTCACTCACATGGAAGACTGAAAAGAGTAGAAAGCCGACACATCAGTAGTGCATCGGTATGTTGATCGTAACGGCACGCGGGAGCTAGTAATAAGGCCGTTCGTGTACGTGAGTAATAAACATatgaatttgattaattaattcttttataatttatctttgcaTCATTACTGGATTTATGGACATTTGTATTGTGCCTAATTAAGAAgatacaatttcttttattaaacaatttaacgatttttattattgtgatttaaaatatataattaattaacttaaataaatttaaaaaaatatccgaGGAAggtagaatattattaatcgccagtagtatttttaaacaacgaaaaaaaaaactttaaccgccttgaaaaatgttacattgtaatgtaacatttcttaaatattcaaataaatattctctgcCAGTCAGGTCGACGgttagagttttttttttcattgtttaaaaaaatatattttctttattacgacaataaaaatcgtaattattaaagttgtatCTGCGATATGCGTTTAAtcgtgaaatttaaaaataaagaagtattGTAAGCAATTTCGTAAAAAGTAGCAtcggaaattaaaattgtgaatGATATATgcgcaaaaaaaattgcttctaTTTTTAGATCAACGTACAAATTGTAGTTTATTTTGTAGTAGAACTATctgattagaaataattactgatctgaaagaaaaatatttgcggTTATTAAGTTGGGGATTGGAGTACAAGGTGGGAGAAATTCCGCCAGAGACGAGCCAGACTGGTCCAAATAGTCCAGAGACCTTCCAGTCTCAAGTTTAGCAAGGTCGTGTTTGATCCTGTCTGCTTTGCAGTTCGGCTGTATAGTGTTCCTACAATAAGATTAACATATTCACAGTTGagtttttatttcacttaCATATATTGGTCGATAAGTCTGTCTCTGTAGACAAACAACACGTGTGATACGAAGAAAATCGGTTCAGTACATCAATATTATTGACACTTCATCCGACAATCATCgacgtaataaaattagttttttcaCGAAACTTATACGCAAGTACGTAATATTAGAtcaattagaataattattattgcctTCTACAATACTAACTTTAATTCTACTAGTACTAACTTTAATTACGTTGTTagtattcatattataatgtaagGTTTATCACAatcttatcattatttattatcaatttgttttatcgtgaaaatatactatagattacgcgaaagaattaattgttcttgataaaattatatttgaaaatatcaggactcaattttaattttatgcatacATACTTGTGATTTAAATACAAGCGTTTTAACTCGTTTGCCTGGTTTTTAACGAAACTTTCGGATAAAGCACGCTGTAAAGAGCAAGTTCAATATCTTCAATAAACGGTATGTATGATGGTCAATGACCTTTGTGCACGCTTCAGTCGTCGGAGAATCCGGACATCAGACTTTCGAGCTCTCTCggttgaaaaaatgtaaaagtgtaCAGGTGCATCTtcttgaaagaaagaaaatttatacattaaagaaGCGCactttatgaattattttttctaaacaaaTAAAGTTTATCAATCAAAGGATTAATATACTACAAAAGTTAGcagaaataattcattttaattgtattgttatttatattaatattatatattaattattattattatatatttatatattatatattaattgtttcgttaatcattttatagatgtatatttttctttgttttcattatttttcccctttttcatctttttttttttttatttaattttatttaaaaaaaacacttttaagtaatatcatatattttagatgATGTAAGTCACGTTCGAATTTCAATATCGCACAcgctcttttatttatttttttactacaacaataaaaatcgttattattaaagttatatttacgATACGACTTTGATcgtgaaattgaaaaataaagtaattttgttaattttattcagataATATGATAAGTGTCCACTGTACGACGTTGCTTTATTTGGCTGTGGCAGTTGTGCTCGGCGGTGCGATTTTACTTTTTGCCGGCCTTCGTCTCTACATTTTCTGCACTTTGGGCATTtgtaaaagcaaaaataaaatgaacgGGAAAACAGTGATAATCACTGGCTGCACGTCCGGTATCGGCAAGGAAACCGCGAGGGACCTCGCCAAGAGAGGCGCGAGGGTCATCATGGCTTGCAGAAACACGGATACCGCTAATCGCCTGAAAGGTTTTGCcactataataaattgtttctgAAGTACAAgacaattacattttattctccATTGTGATGATTTAATGACTATATTACGTACACATctcgttaatattaaaactatctAGGACATAGTTCACGCATAGTTCTTATAACATATCGTTCTTATAAGATCGTTTATAATTGCAAATGTTATTACGTATTGTCAGTAGGACGTTAAGTAAGGCGTTTCTatgactaatataatatacgtttGTTATGTACTTTTTTCTAGACTTGCATTATTCTTCAAACTATGCACGTCTTCAATCATCGATgcatcttatataataataaatcaaatgattcataaaaatgatatttaatttaaataatacaaatctatatatatatatatatacacgttttatatttgttaatcatttgattataatattatataaaatgcgtTGACGATCGAAAAAGTTCATGTATGATAAAGTTTATGCAtatcacatttattaatattaaaatttatttgaaacaaaaacgATCTTGCAATTAATCTCTAGTcgaaaaaatttctgaaacataacatcatttttttatcgttcttCAATTCGAATATTAAAAACGTTTGAACAATAAAGTGTTCCACATTTTTCGCAAAGATATATATGcgtctatattttttgttttattttcatctaaTGTACAAATATTCTTCATGCGCAGACGAGATTGTGAAAGAGTCGAACAACAACAATATCGCAGTCCGAAAATTGGATTTATCATCGTTGCAATCAATCAGAGAGTTTGCGCGACAGATAAATCAAGAGGAAAGCAGATTGGACGTGTTGATTCATAATGCTGGGACTGCGGAGACTTTCAGGAAAAAGGTCACGGAAGATGGATTAGAAATGACTATGGCTACCAATTATTTTGGTCCATTTTTGCTGACGCATCTTTTAATCGGTAAGAAATTGTAATGTGCCAAGC
This Anoplolepis gracilipes chromosome 12, ASM4749672v1, whole genome shotgun sequence DNA region includes the following protein-coding sequences:
- the Prosalpha2 gene encoding proteasome subunit alpha type-2, producing the protein MASERYSFSLTTFSPSGKLVQIEYALAAVAAGAPSVGIKALNGVVLATENKHKSILYDEHSVSKVEMITKHIGMVYSGMGPDYRLLVKQARKMAQQYLLVYREPIPTAQLVQRVAMVMQEYTQSGGVRPFGVSLLICGWDNDRPYLFQCDPSGTYFAWKATAMGKNFINGKTFLEKRYSEDLELDDAVHTAILTLKEGFEGQMTADNIEVGICDANGFRKLDPSNVKDYLANIP
- the LOC140672024 gene encoding uncharacterized protein, encoding MIGDTSQNQTDKELVAWVDSIPVSKPARNLTRDFSDAVLMAEILKVHYPRYVELHNYVPASNLNTKKENWNTLNRKVLAKIDMKLSKETIHHLANASQGAIEKLLLELKMKILKDDEEMLKSKNNVKGIRTLKEKIGDSPADNQFNLSAENSNKLETDQKITEINPSKFARLKRGLFFIFSWIICPFRIWNLFSYCKLPRLGGYKRNELVDAATERMKDVNDETIHRAIYTELKKELREKEEIICTLNHKVAYLESSMKLKDLRISSLTTQILQNAVEMDKSMLSSDDSRIKLRSRSHNFHETKTN
- the LOC140671608 gene encoding retinol dehydrogenase 14 isoform X1 → MISVHCTTLLYLAVAVVLGGAILLFAGLRLYIFCTLGICKSKNKMNGKTVIITGCTSGIGKETARDLAKRGARVIMACRNTDTANRLKDEIVKESNNNNIAVRKLDLSSLQSIREFARQINQEESRLDVLIHNAGTAETFRKKVTEDGLEMTMATNYFGPFLLTHLLIGLLKRSRPSRIVVVASELYRIASLNLNNINPTSTLPAYLYYVSKYADIVFTLELARRLEGSGVTANCLHPGMIDSEIWRNVPVPLSWILHLITKTFFKTPAQGAQTTIHLAVSDELNGISGKYFMDCAERGLTNAIKDPAKGKKLWELSEPLVKLEPSDPKI